In the Pyxicephalus adspersus unplaced genomic scaffold, UCB_Pads_2.0 Sca126, whole genome shotgun sequence genome, ATTACACCAGACTGCTAGCTAGTGATCACTGCTTCAACAACCCCTTCACCCCAATACTTTTAATACTGGCGGGAACCTCCTTTGTTTCAACTGCTGTGTACAGTGTCTGACAACAGTGATCTATCCTGccaccgctatttaatgtacagcactgcgtaatatgtttgtttaataataatagctatcAGCAATTAGAAGCATTCCCCACTGTGTACATTATCAACAAGGAATAATGGTTGGTAATGTACATAGTGGGGAGCATTTCTATTGGATGATAGTCATTAGGGGTGGGAACGCTCCCTGCTGTGAAGCTGATTTTCTAGCACCCACTGCTCCTGGGATTGGTCACTTTGCTGCTGGACAGGCAATAGGCGGTGTCACTGTAGGTAATGATAAAGACATCTGATGAAGGACCCCGGCTCTGCATATATGTAAGCAGAAGGAAGCCAAAGTACCCGGGGACCGGTGCATCACATGACTGAGGCTGTAGGTgagtatattttttctttctatttcagGGAGTACATCTCTGGAAAAattatatctttaatatttttcctgCAACTTCTGTACTTTCCACTCAATGACTTGTAAACAAAGGGGCAAAGTTTCTCACCAATTCATTGAGGTAAAGATAGGTAAATAGTAGATGATGTATTGATACACTAAAAAAAGTTGTAAAGTCGTActgctattttttcaataaccccccttcccccatgtGTATTTTCAATACATAATATTGCAACCAATGAATGAccttctgttttttcttctacCCCTAGCACTCCCGCCTTCGATGAATGCGTTGCTGAGTTTATTAAGAGGACTGTTCAGAAAATGTCAATGGCTGAGTTGATGACCATTTTAAGGGCATGGGGATTTTTAACAGATAGAGAGCTCCAATCATTACCCACTAAGGGCAGTAAGGCAAATATAGCACTGGAAGTGGTCCATCTGTGTGAGGTATGTGGTTTGTCAATAACATTTGTATCTTTTCACATGTATATACTTACCGTAACTACAGAAAAGATCACCCCTCACACACAACTTTCTAATAAAGTAGAGCATAGGCATATACAGTATGTTCTATTCAATGGGCTGCATATATTAATAACtaacttttttggtttttagtttagaTTGCTGTAAAGTAGTCTTTCTTGACCCTTTTcaaaccttaaaataactttcatgtacctcttctataattattatgttcacagctcacagtacattagcttgctggtcattgagaagaatttctcttacCCTGCTGACCAGTGAAAAGGCTGACACtattacagatggccaaaaagatcattggtgacatctaaattaacctgagaggcacaaattgctctaaAACCCTgcttaaaaatattatgtaatttatgtaatgtatgaggggttttttttcctataaattgtCTGCATTTTGCAGATTTGTTGTCACATAACATCACACCACATAACGGACTGACTTCATGTTCtcctttctttttgaaaatgttattcatCTTGTATTCATGTTGATGCCTTTCCATcaatgtattttccaaaaaatcaCAGACTTGGGACAACATTAAAAAGAGGGATTATTACTATAGCACTATAGCATACCCTTTTTTCAGTAAAGATTGCATTTAGACATAGTTAAGTTTGGTTTTTTCCTGAATTTGACTTTTAGAATACAACTgctcaccacctggcacttttcaacaACCACCTTACTGTTTTTGAGTTGTTAATGAACAGTCgggttacaatacagggcctgccacccacctacagctccttcccacccagcttaaaaaaaattttgttt is a window encoding:
- the LOC140344886 gene encoding centromere protein N-like, coding for MAAHPGSALRSRRRQSTPAFDECVAEFIKRTVQKMSMAELMTILRAWGFLTDRELQSLPTKGSKANIALEVVHLCEGKQATINHAADLDII